TTTTCTTATTTTAATTTGAGTGACAGCCTACTGGTACATGTTTTATAAACTTAGAATTTGAAATGGTTAATGTACCTGTAAGCCCCCTGGGGGTTATATCATTCTCTGTAAGCATTCAAAGAGGAATTTTGTTTTCTGTGAAATGAACTTTGGTCATTTTGATCACAAAATGTTAAAGGCTATTTGTTTTTCAGAATCAACTATATGTGTCATGCCAGAAGCATTCAAATATAGATAATGTAAATTAGATAATTGATTGTAGATTCACTTAATTCCCTTTTAATGTAGGCCTACTGCTTGTTTTGGAGGTTATTGCTTATAATGtgacctctctccctccacacttTGACCAGGCTATGGCTGTGCTGGGACGAGTTATGTGGCCTACGGTTTGATCGCGAGGGAAGTGGAGAGGGTGGACAGCGGCTACCGCTCTGTCATGAGTGTGCAGTCCTCCTTGGTCATGCACCCTATCTATGCGTACGGTACCGAAGAGCAGAAGGAGAAGTGGCTGCCCAGGCTGGGTAAGGAGGAGGGGACATCCACATCCCTTAAGCCTCATCTTAAATGATGCACAATCCTGTTTGTATCTGGGTGTGTTTGTCCTGTAATGTGTCCTCTACCTCCCAGCTCGTGGAGAGATCCTGGGCTGTTTTGGGTTGACTGAGCCCAACCACGGCAGTGACCCCAGTGGCATGGAGACCCGGGCTAAGTTCAACCCCTCCAGCCGCACCTTCACTCTAACTGGCTCCAAGACCTGGTGAGTAGGACTGGGAGACTGTACTTCACTACATAGTAGTGCTAGGGGAaaaaatcgatacagttacatgtcgcaatattatttttgatgattatttttatatatatatatatatatatatatatatatatatatatatatatatatatatatatattaattttcATCTTATTTTCTCCActgttctccatctttttaaatagtAAGCCAACATGTCTTCAGCACTTTTATTACCTGACTGATCAAAATGAATTCTCTCATGCTTTCTCTTCTCTCtacagcagacatatagtgagcaatatgtttggaacataaCATTGCAATAAAATCGCAGTATTGAATCACAATACatgagaattgcaatacatatagtatcgtcacctaagtatcgtgataatagcGTAGTGGGAGGTCCCTTGCAATTCTCAGCCCTACTACATAGTGACGGAAACAGTTCATCACCCCATGAGCATGAGGACTTCAGGACTGACTGGACAGAGATGTGTGTAGCTGGATAGCAGGCATTAGGAGAACCTTGATGTTTAGATGTGATGTACTCACTGTTTTGTGATGTACTCAGTGCAAAGAACTTTGGAATTGCTTCCTATAAATAGCCAATGGATCATATAACAGAACAAACACCTACAGACCACAAACATTGAAAGCTTCCTTTGTCTCAACACCTTGGAATGCATTCCTCTACTGATTGAAAAGGCTATCTATTCATGAAGCATCAAGAATAGGCTACTTCCAAAAATTCTGAAGAATAGGAATATGTGCTTTCTATTATACAGAAATTGTCATTAGAGTTTTTGTATTCATTACAGATTTTTTATTTCAAATTAATAAACCCAAGATCAAGTTGTTTGGCTCTTATCTAAATTGTAAACAACATTTCACTCTGTATACTAGTCCACAGGGTGGTGCTGTTCACAAATATATTAATGCTAGGTGCATGAATATTAGGTTCCCCCTCAGTTCCTCTTTACTCAGGTTTCACAGTGTGTTATGATTCTGAACTGAGAGACGTCAGCAGTGACTGAACTGGACTTTGTGGTTGTATACTTAACCATTGAGTGCATTGGCCCTCACATTGTGTAAACTTAACACTGAATAAATACATGTTAATTGGTAACCTGGGCCTGTAGTTCATGTTTTATATATTTGATGTAATGCTGTTTCCTCTGGGGAAATGCAGCTTCAACAACTTCAACCAAATGCTTAGTTTGACATTGAGTACATGGTTCTGTTCAATTCTACCATCACGTCTTGTAAAACTGTCCTCATATAGCCCTAGAAACCAGGCTCACTCTGTAGCATACTGATAAAATAGCTCCTCCCTAAATTACAATGCCTTTCCTCATCTCCTTCACCTTCGTCAGGATCACCAACTCCCCTGTGGCGGACATTGCTGTGGTCTGGGCCAAGTGTGACGATGGGAAGGTGTGTGGCTTCATCCTGGAGCGCGGTATGAAGGGCTTCACCACACCCAAGATCGAGGGCAAGTTCTCCCTTAGGGCGTCTGCCACTGGCATGATCATCATGGACGAGGTGGAGGTTCCTGAGGAGAACCTGCTGCCCAAAGTCTCTGGCCTGGGGGTGAGTAGAGGCCAGGATACCACTGTCATGTACTGACTTTTATGTGGATGGCCAGACTTTCTTATAATGTTGTTTAATCTTGTTGGTATAAATGTTTTGTCTGTTCTCTTTGGCTCTAGGGTCCCTTTGGTTGCCTGAACAATGCCCGGTATGGCATCGCCTGGGGTTCACTAGGTGCTGCAGAGTTCTGCTTCCACGCGGCTCGTCAGTACACACTAGACAGGTGAGGATTCTGCGGCTACTATTGGTATGAGATGTTGTATTGGATGAGCAGGACTGAGCAAAAGTCTGTAGCTCTTGAATCTTATTTTGTTTTCTCAGCTTTTCTGAGTGAACTGAAGATGTTCTGCTACTCATGATATTTGTTAATCTCAGAATCCAGTTTGGAGTACCCCTGGCCAGAAACCAGCTGATGCAGAAAAAGATGGCTGACATGTTGACAGAAATCACCATTGGTCTGCAGGCCTGTCTACAGCTGGGGAGACTCATCGACGCCAAAAAGTAAGAGGGAACTGGAAATGTGACATAATCGTCTTGTAGTGTGACACCACATTTTAACAAATAACTACACACTATAGGGGAAGTACAATTTCTGGTTGTTTCAGAGTGAATAGAACCTGAGGAGACTTATCTCATAtgtcttcttctcctccctcagGGCAGCCCCTGAGATGATCTCTATGCTAAAGAGGAACAGCTGTGGGAAGTCCCTGGACATCGCCCGGCAGGCCAGAGACATGCTGGGAGGAAACGGCATCTCTGACGAGTACCACATCATCCGCCATGTTATGAACCTGGAGGCCGTCAACACATACGAAGGTGAGGAGAAAGAAGGCCATAACCAGGTCTAAGAGGATATGGATGTGGAAGCAAAACTTTTTTTTATAATGGTATATTTCCTCACCAGTAGAGGTCAGTAATATGTCATTTATGAtattttcaaaggagagaaaaaaactgtGTCTCCTTATATATTTGCTCAACTTCAGCATCAGCACTGTTTAACTGTTCCACATGGTTCCTTATATTGTTTTCTTTGTCTTCCAGGTACCCATGACATCCATGCCCTGATTCTGGGCAAAGCCATCACTGGACTGCAGTCTTTCACTGTTAATAACTAACTGCCTGCTGCTAGTGCTCAAACAGACCACTAACAGAAACCTCAAGTCAATCTGTTCCTTAAACGAAGGACAAGTAGTTATACACCGCTTTGATGGCTTGTCTTCTACAGTAACACCAATGCTAATGTTTCCTCTCTTGAGTTTGTAGAATATGGTCTGGTtttctggacacagattaagcttggtcctggactaaaaagcatgctcaatggagaatctcgaTTGAAATAGCTTTTTAGACCAGGACTAGGCTTAGTCTTTGTCCGGGAAACCAGGTTGGGTTTTAAAGGCAAGTCTATCGTCGATTTCTTGGACAATTCATGAGTGTAATTATTTAAACTTGAAAAACAAAGCTATTTTTCTACTCTGTCATAAAACCCTAGTACTTACTGGTTTGTTTGGACAATTTCTGTCTACAATGTGTTTGAAATAGTTTACTATACGGTGGAAGTTAAAATGGTTCCGAATGAATCACTTGTTTCCTCACAACATTTGTAGTAAAATGGTTGTTggacaaacattttaaaatgaggtCACGATCCATACGCATGTCCTGAGTTTTTAGAACTGTGATGGTACTAATGACCAGTTATTGGTAATTGAGTGCCAAATAATTGATACTGCATTTACTGTTAGAGTTGAAAAAAACAAAGTTAAATCAATTGAAGTTAAATTAAGTAAATAAATCAAAGCAGTTTAAGTAATCATGCCATTGCTTTTTTTTGTAATTGAATAGTTGTATTTGTGACTTACCATTTAGGCAGATCTGAGATTTGTATTTGGGGGTACAGGACAATGAATGCTGTTTGCACTTTAAGTTTGCCCTCCTCAGAACTCAACAGGTGTAAATGTTATGCATGGTTTGAATTGCAATGTCAAAGGTTAATTCAAGCTTTTCACAAATAACTCTTATTGCAGTCCTTTCATGGTCGGTGCAATTTCCTTTTGCTGGCAAATTAATAGTGTTGTAGTAATGCTCACTATCTAATGCTAAATTAGTCTCTTGTTTATAAATGTAATTGTCATCAACAGGTGGTCCATTTAATCCAGGGTGGTTGGGATTTTTGGATTACTTATCCATTTCATGGTAGTGTTTTGAATGTTCCTATTTGAAGCAACATGGAGTGTTTTATAAAGTGAATCAAAAAAGATGGGGGGGTATTCCATGAAGTGTATTTTGATATAGAAATTGTGCACCactattgaattttaaaagcatgttacattaaatgaagtgccctttaatatagaccacatggagtattcaataaatcagatttctattatgaataaagacttgctaaattGCCTACATTTTGTATGTTGACATGCCCCTCTGTGCACTCTGACTTCTGGAAGATTTTAATGCACTTAACCTCAAAAGTTTTCACCATCGTTGTGAAGCTGtcgttattttgttgctttgacaaggTCAATCGcaaatatttattttatgtgATTAATTTATATCTGTACGTCATTTTAAGGTCAACACTTATGTGAACTGAACtcgttttatatatatttttttctaaacattgaacatctaatcgtcaaatcatagtgtaaaagcaggttctactctttttggccatttttctggtgttttgtgatgGGAAAACTGAGTGGGTCGAGAATAACACGTCAACCCAGTTACCCATGGATAgataggctagaaatgttttaacaatttaaTTTGTTGGGTGAAGCTTCCATTCCCCCGTCACAAGGGATTTTATGGCTGCTTTAAAAAGTAATCaatcctgttactttatttggcgcTTAATATGCACTTACTAtagtaattatttttatttaacgtCTTTTGATAGAAAAACTTTTTATGAAGTTCTCTGCTCTTTATGACAGCATGTTAAATGTATATTCTGGCCcattaaatatgatctctaatgcTATTTGGTCATAGGTATGAACAAAAATATCCACACTAGTTATGTAATAAATCATTTTATAAACAAAAGCTTCTTCCAACACCTTAGTTTACAACCACTGTTTTATGTTCTATTTGACATATACCACAGTCAAACAAACAAGGCATTGCTTTAATTATTCCAGACCTTCCAGAAATCAGTTAAGgcagttaaaataaattaatggcTGAGTAGATGTCAGTTCTCAGCTGTCTGCTGCAGGCTGTTGTTGATGGCTGATAAGGTCTGACTGGCTCCCTGTAGCTCCATACTGAGCTGACTACTCCTCTCCAGTACCTCAGACAGCTCCTGCAGATTGGCCTCCATCCCACGGCCATGCTCCTCATAGCTGCTGAACATCTGCTCCTTCACCTGCTGGCACACCTCACTCACCTGGGGAGGAACCCACACGCGCACTAGTCACAGTCACTCCTTCACATTTACATTAGGCTAGACTCGTAATCTCAATGCATTCTTTTTAACTAcaaaaaaatgtcaccatgtgcTTTTCACTCAACAGTAGGACAGTGATACCTTATTCATTAACTTGTTCTCGAAGGTGGTCATGATTTCCTGGTCCATGGCTCGGCTCTGGTTGATTCGCTCTATCAGATCCTGGGCCTTCTTCCCTATCTCCTCTATCGTTGAACTGAGAACAGTCGTACTCTCCTCACCTGGGAGCTCGCTGGAAGTACTGTTGTGTACATCATGTCTATTGGAGATGTTTGAAATGTCGATGCCGGAGTCCTCACTTTCATAAAAAAAACGTTAAATACTTAACAGAACACATAATGAATAATACTTTAAACCCAGTAAATCCATACCTTTGCTGTCCATGGCTTTCGTCCAGTGTCACAAACGAAAATGTCTCATCAGGGATGTCCTGGTCTGGCCCATGTCCTTGTTCAGGGTCCTAAGGATACAGGGAGAAATGTCAATCAAACCATAACATTTTCTGATCCCTCTAAAATACATTGACAACGTGTACAGTTGTCAAACATAAGTAGCAAAGGATTCAAAGGTGCAAGATCTCAGTCATTCAGAGTTGAGCTGGACAGTCTCATATTTTCCTTCATTTACCTTGGGTGATGAGGGATGATGATGACAAGGTTTTGGTGTAGACTGAAAGGTAGGTGCTGGCTTTCCAAAGAAGAGCTGGGACATTTTCTATGAGCAAAATGTTGCATAGGAAAAATAAATGCAACCTGTATGGAAGTTTGATAATTCTGTAACAACTCAGCCAAACCACTTTCTCTAACCTTCTCTGACTCAACTACTTTAACGTTACATTGGGCTATGCTGGCCAGCTAGCCTAGCTAGGCATAAAGCTAACCCCTCAGACTGATCTGATCATGACAAAACCAAATAGGTATCCAGTCTCGAGTTTTGTCAAGGGTAAATCATGTGGTGGTAAccaaaatattaagaacatttAGCGAAACTCCATTGGAAACAACAAAATACTGTTGCTGGCTACTtaccaaaaaaatatattattcagTTGCACTGTGTCATAAAAGTTTTCGTCAGAACTGTCTGGCCACCTCGAAAATTGCGCGCGAAAAACGGGTTCTGGAGGACACGTGCTGTGAACTAGTTAGTTGTTCAACTAGTGTCAACGTAGACTCGGAACAATACTGTATCATCGACCGACACGCATTCTGAATGATTTAATGCATATTCTTTAAAATAATTATCAAAGAAACACATTTTATCAAACATATGACATATTCAAATGAATTGTAAACTGTGAGGCTGGGGTCCGGTCAAGACAGTGGGAGAAAAACATCTACAGtcgaagtcagaagtttacatactccttagccaaatacaattaaactccgtttttcacaattcctgacatttcatccttgtaaaaattccctgtcttaggtcagttaggatcaacactttattttaagaatgtgaaatgtcagaataatagtagagagaattatttatttcagcttttatttctttcatcacattcccagtgggtcagaagtttacatacactcaattagtatttggtagcattgcctttaaattgtttaacttgggtcaaatgtttagggtagccttccacaagcttcccacaataagttgggtgaattttgtcccattcctcctgacagagctggagtaagagagtcaggtttgttggcctccttgctcacacacgatttttcagttctgcccacatattttctatgggattgaggtcagggctttgtgatggccactccaataccttgactttgttgtccttaagccattttaccacaactttggaagtatgcttggggtcattgttcatttggaagacccatttgcgaccaagctttaacttcctggctgatgtcttgagatgttgcttcaatatatccacatcattttcctccctcatgatgccattgtAGGAGAGTTAAAAAGGTTATTCCatcaaacttcaaattattagaatagtacacaacgcagaacagaacaaccaggttgagggtcagtggccaaagTTCAGACAGAAGTGGGGAGTCAGATCGAtatgatcgccaggaactttacttttggtgtctatttttaattgttgcgctactggtgctgcctgttgatgttaggtaggcagctacagtagctgaatgatgttaacatcttcgcgttgtgtttcattaaatgtattttatttcatctgggtgcttgcgtcacctactaacaccctggtaccACCCATAGCTCCCGTTCTCCTCAGtccgagaaaacactgagagagaaagaacaacttgtcaggtggtgcattggagactgatgtgttcctgtcctgtcttttcacaatactattgcagatcaacataaaagccaaaaagacagccgtggtgtcgctcttcatttCTTGGTTCTCCTGTGGTTATGTACCACAGGAGAACCAAGAAATGAAGAGCgacaccatctattttgtgaagtgcacaagtccctcctgcagcaaagcacccccacaacatgatgctgccacccctgtgcttcacagttgggatggtgttcttccgcttgcaagcctccccctttttcctccaaacataacgttggtcattatggccaaacagttatttttttgtttcatcagaccagacgacatttctccaaaaagtaagatctttgtccccttgtgcagttgcaaaccgtagtctggctttttaatggcggttttggagcagtggcttctttcttgctgagcggtctttcaggttatgtcgatataggactcgttttactgtggatatagatacttttgtacctgtttcctccagcatcttcataaggtcctttgctgttgttctgggattgatttgcacttttcgcaccaaagtacattcatctctaggagacagaacgcgtctccttcctgagtggtatgacggctgcgtggtcccatggtatttatgcttgcgtactattgtttgtacagatgaatgtggtaccttcagggaaattggtcccaaggatgaaccagactggtggaggtctaccattttttttgaggtcttggctgatttcttttgattttcccatgatgtcaagcaaagaggcactgagtttgaaggtaggccttgaaatacatccacaggtacacctccaattgactcaaattatgtcaattagcctatcagaagctgctaaagccatgacatcattttctggaattttccaagctgtttaaagacacagtcaacttagtgtatgtaaacttctgacccactggaattatgatacagtgaattttaagtgaactaatctgtctgtaaacaattgttggaaaaatgtattgtgtcatgcacaaagtagatgtcctcaccgacttgccaaaactatagtttgttgacaagaaatttgtggagtggttgaaaaatgagttttaatgactccaacctaagtgtatgtaaacttccgacttcaactgtagatagagCACCAGAGACGAGGTATTTTCAGGATAAACTTTGTGTGATCAAACAAACTTTAAAGTACATCCATCTGAGCTCAGCCATTGTGGAAATGTTTTGATATCTGGGGATTAGGCCTACTGAGGTAATGCCTTGTGGGATTTAAACAGAAGTGATCAGCAAACTGAaaaaagacagaaaaagagagggggagacaggaagAAGTTAAAACAAAGTCAAACTAGCATCAGAAGGGTGAACAGGAAGATGCAGAGGAGATGGTGTGACAGACAGAGGAAGATATAGGCTCAACAGAACTATCATGCTGCACATGTGCAGTAGCTTAATCTGCTTTGGTGACTTTGACGCAGTGTCTGGGTCAAACTGATAGATGAGCGGTGTTGTATTGCAAGAATTCCATAGCAAACACTGGAAAATGTGTCTTTGGCTGGGTCATCTATACAGTAATTTGTCCTGGCAGGGGCTCAGCGGTAATTTAACCCATGCAGAGTCCTTTCAGTTCCATTCTGAGTAAAGCAGATTCAATCCGGACCTTGGAAGATCCGTGTTATAGCGCgcttgacatttaaaggtaatttccagtTGAGCCGAaatatgcagcgtttaccttgAATGTAGTCTCTGCAAACGCAGAAACATTTCCTTTCAAAGGTGCATAGCCGAAAGGATTGAAGGATTGATCGGATTGAATCTCGGCCTAACATCCTTTATATCCCAAAATACCATAGCCTACTAGGTGTGTCTGATGTGCATTCTCTTTCATTTATTTAGAGGCTTCCATGTGAAAGAAGTGATTCGCAAACTGGAATTCCATCCCCAACATCTCTCAAACATCTCTGCACAGATAGTCTACAGGCACGCAGAAAGGGGGGGGGCTatatcggtctgctaatacatgactagtaaaggcccagtgcactacttttgtgaaaaataACGAAAGCAGGTGGCATGTGCATTCACATACACAGACGTACATGAAGCATACACAATTTGAGAAGAGGTCCGCGTTCTGTTGcaatatgtagatatattgaacaAACAGAACAAAATGTTCTCAAAGTCCAGGAGATAATCTCTGGAGGTATTCCAGTGGCTCTAGCAGTTTAAATCCATCAGGAAATGAGGGACATGGGGTGGGCAGATAATGGCTTGTCTCATAAAGGGAATAAACCTCTAATCTCTTCAGATTCTGCTTCTTTGCATGTCTACTGCTGCTTTGAAATGGGGAATTATGAAACAGATAAATCCCATACATGCCCAAGCCTGCTCTCTACATAAGGAAATAAAAGTCAGTCACTGAACATGAACCAATGTAGCTCCTATTTTGGTAGAAATGATTTGTTTTAACACGTAgcctaataataatgtatttatttgataGGGACAGTCTATTTTGACACATTGAGGCCATGAACTGTATGCCTATATCCAGTAAGGATTTGGCTCATGAGGATGAGTTTCAAAATCTGCTAACAATTAGCGCTGCTAGTGAAACTAGCAGTTAATCCAGTCTATGGTGGGAAAGCGTTGAAGGGCAAAGGGCAGGGCTGTGCCCTGAATTATTCCCAGTGGAGAAGTATATTCCCTCTAAAATAATCTAGTGGAGATGAACAACTACATGTTTCAAAGATGAAAGTAGGCTTATATTGAATATGAAGATGTCTACAATATTTCATAAACAACATGGATTAAACAAGTTCACCCACTACATGCGATGTGTCGATTAACTATCTCCTGGAAAGGTTGTAATTGGCATGAGGATCTTCACGCCATGCGTCCTTAGTACATTTAAGGAGACAACATTTCTTGGTAATGTAAATCCATCAACTATAGAATTAAGGGAACATTTCAACTACATCTAGCTGATACAGGTTGGCTGTTTAAGTAGAGGCGGGATAAAGTTTATCCCTTGAGTGATGAACAGTGGGCGGTCTAGGAATACTACTTATTACTACAGCGTGAAAATTGGTTGGGTTCATTTCAGAAccaaggacagagacagagggatgacAAAGAAGCGCGTCAAAGGAAAACTCCAGGGGGACTGACTTATGAACATGGAAATTAATTTCAGATAGACATCCAAACGTTTTTTCTCCCATTTAGGgacctttttttttatataaacaaagccagtttcatcaaaacAGCAGTCGTCCAAAATCGTCCAAAATCAAGGTAAGCAGCTAACGCTTGTACTGTCAAAATGGTATTGAAATCGTTTGGAAGTAATATCTCCATAAATTAAAACTGTATTTGGAGGAGTTGTGTTCACCTCCAACTCCACTGagatattaacatatatacatgTTTCATGCTTTTCAATCCCCTTTAGGATCATTCGAACTGAGACATCAAAGAAGTTGAGACTTGAGTGTTGCACGGATACAAGAATCACCACCAATCAAGTCCTTGTCTTGGtgttgggggagggaggggggggttgcCTCATCTCCGGACATCAGCGCGTTTATCATCATTAGAGCTATATCGCTTAGGCTACTTTTCCATAATGAATGCCCTCAATTTCACCAGTTTTCATTTCAATGATGAGGCACATGCTTCCCCACTAGTCTACAAATTCGACGTTCAAGTCGGGACGGAAGACCCGCTGTACAAGGAGTATAAGCCGGCAGTCCGGGACCTCATTCCGTTGCCAAAGGCAGTAGTCTACCTGCTGATTGCAGCACTGGTAGTGGTAGGAGTCGCCTATGCTATAGTTGGACATCTGATCAAGGACCTGGCTCTTGATATAACAGGTATGAACTTAAAATGTTCGAAAATCAGGTGGAAATGTAACTAATCTATGTAGTTGTTAGGCTGATCCATCTCAATGTATCAGTGTACCAAATAACGTGTGTCGAATAGGCATAAGCCTAAGCTTTTCTATGCAAAATGGCAACATGACTAGCTAACACAGAGATGATCAGGCGCACCAGACCTGA
This genomic stretch from Salmo trutta chromosome 32, fSalTru1.1, whole genome shotgun sequence harbors:
- the LOC115170550 gene encoding glutaryl-CoA dehydrogenase, mitochondrial, which gives rise to MALRSVVCRLLVNPQRCAIISASRSQGSAAPAQKDAEKASEKKAKAPKVQFNWRDGLELEGQLTEEEIMIRDSFRDYCQDKLMPRILMANRNEVFHRDIVSEMGELGVLGPTIKGYGCAGTSYVAYGLIAREVERVDSGYRSVMSVQSSLVMHPIYAYGTEEQKEKWLPRLARGEILGCFGLTEPNHGSDPSGMETRAKFNPSSRTFTLTGSKTWITNSPVADIAVVWAKCDDGKVCGFILERGMKGFTTPKIEGKFSLRASATGMIIMDEVEVPEENLLPKVSGLGGPFGCLNNARYGIAWGSLGAAEFCFHAARQYTLDRIQFGVPLARNQLMQKKMADMLTEITIGLQACLQLGRLIDAKKAAPEMISMLKRNSCGKSLDIARQARDMLGGNGISDEYHIIRHVMNLEAVNTYEGTHDIHALILGKAITGLQSFTVNN
- the LOC115170570 gene encoding synaptonemal complex central element protein 2 isoform X2, with amino-acid sequence MSQLFFGKPAPTFQSTPKPCHHHPSSPKDPEQGHGPDQDIPDETFSFVTLDESHGQQRHDVHNSTSSELPGEESTTVLSSTIEEIGKKAQDLIERINQSRAMDQEIMTTFENKLMNKVSEVCQQVKEQMFSSYEEHGRGMEANLQELSEVLERSSQLSMELQGASQTLSAINNSLQQTAEN
- the LOC115170570 gene encoding synaptonemal complex central element protein 2 isoform X1, with the protein product MSQLFFGKPAPTFQSTPKPCHHHPSSPKDPEQGHGPDQDIPDETFSFVTLDESHGQQSEDSGIDISNISNRHDVHNSTSSELPGEESTTVLSSTIEEIGKKAQDLIERINQSRAMDQEIMTTFENKLMNKVSEVCQQVKEQMFSSYEEHGRGMEANLQELSEVLERSSQLSMELQGASQTLSAINNSLQQTAEN